A window of Bombus huntii isolate Logan2020A chromosome 12, iyBomHunt1.1, whole genome shotgun sequence genomic DNA:
CAATTCTGATTCCATTTCAAGAGGACTGGTAGTTGGTGGATGTCTGGCAACAACTTGTCCTTCTTTGTTAATGATGAATTTAGTGAAGTTCCATTTGATGCTATCAGTTATAAATCCACCTGCCTGTGTCTTCAACCATTTCCATAACGGATGCGCATTATCTCCATTAACATCAATTTTTTGAAACAGATCAAAAGTAACGTTATATTTTTTGACGAAATTTAAGATTTCTGTGGAATTGCCTGGTTCTTGGCCACCAAATTGATTCGATGGGAATGCTAGAATCCTTAAACCTTCCACCTTACTGTACTTTTCATACAATTGTACTAGTTCTTTATAATGTGTATCTGTAAATCCACAATTGCTAGCAACATTAACAATTATACAAACATGCCCATGATATTTATTCAGCATAACTTCCTTTCCATGTATATCTGTAGCATGAAAGTCATAAATGGAAGTAGCTGATTCCCAATTTTTGTCTTGATTAAAAGAAG
This region includes:
- the LOC126872068 gene encoding uncharacterized protein LOC126872068, producing MQKLVFLTVLCFYGVIAQNCEDNKEEQCSATTSASFNQDKNWESATSIYDFHATDIHGKEVMLNKYHGHVCIIVNVASNCGFTDTHYKELVQLYEKYSKVEGLRILAFPSNQFGGQEPGNSTEILNFVKKYNVTFDLFQKIDVNGDNAHPLWKWLKTQAGGFITDSIKWNFTKFIINKEGQVVARHPPTTSPLEMESELKKYF